From one Halanaerobiaceae bacterium ANBcell28 genomic stretch:
- a CDS encoding methyltransferase domain-containing protein, which produces MELQSGYSLPIIYQAFDTEKRWHWGDRGYLFDFLYSTEAEGKKVLDFGPGDGWPSLLVAPYVKEVIGLDSSLKRVEICRENAEKMGITNASFKSYIAGEKLPFADNSFDAIMAASSIEQTPDPFKTLKELHRVLKPGGRLRFRYESLNLYKEGKEKDIWVASLGNKSRIILFDRKIEEEYVDQYGISIALSKEDLLKRLGLKNISYDSITIEKIKSLDSKITGSIKCKTIHPSGRTYYRYLKEIGFKEIFPTHSGAYAADQLYDFYEQSETEKFSKIEGVKYVDELIKPVVKIAINLDAPIEIDPTITAIK; this is translated from the coding sequence ATGGAATTGCAATCTGGCTATTCCCTGCCTATAATTTATCAAGCTTTTGATACAGAAAAGAGATGGCATTGGGGTGATAGAGGATACTTGTTTGATTTCTTGTATTCCACTGAAGCTGAAGGCAAGAAAGTGCTGGACTTTGGACCTGGTGATGGCTGGCCTTCTTTGCTTGTAGCACCATATGTCAAAGAAGTTATAGGTCTTGATTCATCACTTAAACGAGTTGAAATATGTAGAGAAAATGCAGAGAAAATGGGCATTACTAATGCCAGTTTCAAATCTTATATTGCTGGAGAGAAACTGCCTTTTGCAGATAATTCATTTGATGCTATTATGGCTGCTTCGTCAATTGAACAAACACCGGATCCTTTTAAGACATTAAAGGAATTACATAGAGTCCTAAAGCCAGGTGGTCGGTTGAGATTTCGCTATGAATCCTTAAATCTTTATAAAGAAGGTAAGGAGAAGGATATCTGGGTAGCATCCTTGGGTAATAAAAGTAGAATAATATTATTCGATAGAAAGATAGAGGAAGAATATGTTGATCAATATGGTATTAGTATTGCATTGTCAAAAGAAGATTTACTAAAGCGACTGGGTTTGAAAAATATTTCTTATGACAGTATTACAATAGAGAAGATAAAAAGCCTAGATTCTAAAATAACAGGTTCAATAAAATGCAAAACAATTCATCCTTCAGGAAGGACATATTATAGATATTTAAAAGAAATTGGCTTTAAAGAGATATTTCCTACTCATAGTGGGGCTTATGCTGCAGATCAGCTATATGATTTTTATGAGCAAAGTGAAACAGAGAAGTTTTCTAAAATTGAAGGAGTAAAATATGTAGATGAACTTATAAAGCCTGTAGTTAAGATAGCTATTAATTTGGATGCTCCTATTGAAATCGATCCTACTATCACAGCCATAAAGTGA
- a CDS encoding class I SAM-dependent methyltransferase, translating into MDYLKKNEKIWDKKVQDEYIWTQAVSTEEIKKAMKGQWKIVVTPIKAVPLEWFPEVIAGKDVLCLASGGGQQGPIMAALGANVTVFDNSRSQLEQDIMVAERDGLKINTVKGDMRDLSVFKDKSFDLIIHPWSNGYVDSVLPVWKESYWVLRNGGTLISGFGNPLEFIFDYKKLDEGEFHVRHKIPSSDLTSISEEELKELVLDQGEGICFGHTLEDQIKGQIDVGFLIAGFYEDIGGSALDQYINSSIATKAIKL; encoded by the coding sequence ATGGATTATCTAAAGAAAAATGAAAAGATTTGGGATAAGAAAGTTCAAGATGAATATATATGGACACAAGCAGTTAGCACAGAAGAAATTAAAAAAGCTATGAAAGGACAGTGGAAAATTGTTGTAACCCCAATAAAGGCTGTTCCTCTAGAGTGGTTTCCAGAAGTTATTGCTGGAAAGGATGTTCTTTGTTTAGCTTCTGGTGGTGGTCAACAGGGACCTATAATGGCAGCTTTAGGAGCTAATGTAACTGTTTTTGATAATAGCCGAAGTCAATTAGAGCAAGATATTATGGTTGCTGAAAGAGATGGCTTAAAAATTAATACTGTAAAGGGTGATATGAGAGATTTGTCAGTTTTTAAAGACAAATCATTTGATTTGATAATTCATCCCTGGTCTAATGGATATGTAGATAGTGTTTTACCTGTCTGGAAGGAGTCTTATTGGGTATTAAGAAATGGGGGAACACTTATATCAGGCTTTGGTAATCCACTTGAGTTTATTTTTGATTATAAAAAATTAGATGAAGGTGAATTTCATGTCAGACACAAAATTCCCTCTTCAGATTTAACTAGTATATCTGAAGAGGAATTAAAAGAATTGGTTTTAGATCAGGGAGAGGGTATTTGTTTTGGGCATACACTTGAAGATCAAATAAAGGGGCAAATTGATGTAGGTTTCTTAATCGCTGGTTTTTATGAAGATATCGGAGGGTCTGCTCTTGATCAATATATAAATTCTTCAATTGCAACCAAGGCAATTAAATTATAA